In Mycoplasma sp. Mirounga ES2805-ORL, a single window of DNA contains:
- a CDS encoding HinT-interacting membrane complex protein P80, translating into MAKKKKESFFERLVKKNAAQENQTKAPKKKSWKIAVFGGLLTAAIATGITVPLVVTSLNKKEIPALDGTVSVGTFKTLDGKDLPILINDFKDKNKSWDEMSKNPDKHLELVFKLATSYLYDLESKGSFEYQRFYNASRKGDEDEKRENIALKSIEELQEKYKKQIDDQKRNLKLQDGYDHWEEKFKSYLSTNFGGAKNEKEAIAYQVEKSIKTDALRSFRLVNYSLKNIYKRKAQHTIYEIDSKGNPTNVVLFNKGDLVYPWFEKNKNYFETSDGETMSFMTDSFIMKTIKQSGKTIKTFDDKYKSASKFIEEYLKNNDPIITSQFTLPGVVKAQKNNKWTINEEMLKKLIYIWPFKDASSNAKFSYEMVKEGFQDFDKFVEWSNSSNLEERKKALYWTTVLSKLSLDPSEVKNNWGTKGISTYLSLLNGSDDDVTTMLPLIGYGDNILGTHEKGFIDDKAPKEIDLFNAFKEIQEDIVKEIKEQFKNSGASTEDISKLNAKLDHNFASASTQIEKQAVASKYNEEILKFFKNKNNENKQGLYAEKLNEIISNRLAKLFEHKGEKDGENFVSSVYKLKDENTYILLTKEGIKLVKYKNIQDFQNQWAIDPSKPLTELEVIMKMIKNDFAKEHEDFVDQEENLEKIRFGILNLINKSLSSQEYVLDKMLNDDDFKKYLKSQTNIYSNKDTSKQTKYTDEDIAKLIDWNNKKMTWTKLEAKTSLTKKIEKFAESTFKANVIDDFKYIDGEYVSTKRNNEPVSKLFYSSVDKWLRLLKG; encoded by the coding sequence ATGGCAAAAAAGAAAAAAGAAAGTTTTTTTGAGCGTTTAGTTAAAAAGAATGCTGCCCAAGAAAATCAAACTAAGGCACCTAAAAAAAAGAGCTGAAAAATTGCTGTTTTTGGTGGTTTACTAACAGCTGCAATTGCAACAGGAATTACAGTTCCTTTAGTTGTGACTTCATTAAACAAAAAAGAAATACCAGCTTTAGATGGTACAGTTTCTGTTGGTACATTTAAAACATTAGATGGTAAGGATCTACCAATTCTTATAAACGATTTTAAGGACAAAAATAAATCATGAGATGAAATGTCTAAAAACCCTGACAAACATTTAGAATTAGTATTTAAACTTGCAACCTCATATCTTTATGATCTTGAATCAAAAGGTAGTTTTGAATATCAAAGATTCTACAACGCCTCAAGGAAAGGTGACGAAGATGAAAAACGAGAAAATATAGCTCTAAAATCTATTGAAGAATTGCAAGAAAAATATAAAAAACAAATTGACGATCAAAAACGTAACCTTAAGTTGCAAGATGGATATGATCATTGAGAAGAAAAGTTTAAGAGTTATTTATCAACTAATTTTGGCGGTGCAAAAAATGAAAAAGAGGCAATTGCTTATCAAGTTGAAAAATCAATAAAAACTGACGCTCTAAGAAGTTTTAGACTGGTAAATTATTCACTTAAAAATATTTATAAAAGAAAAGCACAACATACAATTTACGAAATAGATAGTAAGGGAAACCCAACAAATGTTGTTTTATTCAACAAAGGTGATCTAGTATATCCTTGATTTGAAAAAAATAAAAACTACTTTGAAACTAGTGATGGTGAAACAATGTCCTTTATGACAGACAGTTTTATCATGAAAACAATTAAGCAATCTGGTAAAACAATTAAGACCTTTGATGATAAATATAAATCCGCTTCAAAATTTATTGAAGAATATTTAAAAAATAATGACCCTATTATTACAAGCCAATTTACACTTCCGGGTGTTGTTAAAGCACAAAAAAATAATAAATGAACCATTAATGAAGAAATGCTAAAAAAACTTATCTACATTTGGCCATTTAAAGATGCTTCTTCAAATGCAAAATTTTCTTATGAAATGGTTAAAGAAGGTTTTCAAGACTTTGATAAGTTTGTTGAATGATCAAATTCAAGCAATCTTGAAGAAAGAAAAAAAGCATTATATTGAACAACTGTATTGTCGAAACTTTCTCTAGACCCTTCAGAAGTTAAAAATAATTGAGGAACAAAAGGCATTTCTACTTATTTAAGTCTACTAAATGGTAGTGATGATGATGTCACAACAATGCTTCCTTTAATCGGGTATGGGGATAATATTCTAGGTACACACGAAAAAGGTTTTATAGATGATAAAGCTCCTAAAGAAATAGATTTATTTAATGCATTTAAAGAAATTCAAGAAGATATCGTTAAAGAAATTAAAGAACAATTCAAAAATTCTGGTGCATCCACTGAAGATATTAGTAAATTAAATGCTAAACTAGACCATAACTTTGCCTCAGCTTCAACTCAAATTGAAAAACAAGCTGTCGCTTCAAAATATAATGAAGAAATTTTAAAATTCTTTAAAAATAAAAATAATGAAAATAAACAAGGTTTATATGCTGAAAAACTAAATGAAATTATTTCAAATAGATTAGCAAAACTTTTTGAACATAAAGGTGAAAAAGATGGCGAAAACTTTGTTAGTTCAGTTTATAAATTAAAAGATGAAAACACATACATTCTTTTAACTAAAGAAGGAATAAAACTTGTTAAATATAAAAACATTCAAGATTTTCAAAATCAATGAGCAATAGATCCATCAAAACCTCTAACAGAATTAGAAGTAATTATGAAAATGATTAAAAATGATTTTGCAAAAGAACATGAAGATTTTGTGGATCAAGAAGAAAACTTAGAAAAAATTAGATTTGGCATACTCAACTTAATTAACAAATCTTTAAGTTCTCAAGAATATGTTTTGGATAAAATGCTAAACGATGATGATTTTAAAAAATACTTAAAATCACAAACTAATATTTATTCAAATAAAGATACATCAAAACAAACCAAGTATACGGACGAAGATATTGCTAAACTTATTGATTGAAATAATAAGAAAATGACTTGAACAAAACTTGAAGCAAAAACTTCATTAACCAAAAAAATTGAGAAATTTGCAGAATCAACATTTAAAGCAAACGTTATAGATGATTTTAAATACATAGATGGCGAATATGTCTCAACTAAAAGAAATAATGAGCCCGTGTCTAAATTATTCTATAGTTCAGTTGATAAATGATTAAGGTTATTAAAAGGGTAG
- a CDS encoding DMT family transporter, translated as MLEKESKIKENISGILGGVFFAVDSTFIVIYLIFSFSINYLISLKESIVLTFLHDFFSFIWSAFYILGVRKQYKELLISFKNKYIFVLIISSIIGAPLGTTMYYLSIQRIGLGKANVISSLYPLLSVMLGYFFLKQKNSWNVYTGFSIAILSGASLGISTWFNNPGDILGYIFAVICFISWGLEAFLSTISLKKGMQEVPSIMIRNMVSSLTFLIFIIPSIKAFNLTGKMLQNINVLWIIGASFFGTISLTLYYRALHKLSISVATAMDTAYAAWAILIELIILIPCFREYEIRPWYEYLISFILIIGVILTIINFDKKSKFKNKKT; from the coding sequence ATGCTAGAAAAAGAAAGTAAAATTAAAGAAAATATTAGCGGAATATTAGGCGGAGTTTTTTTCGCTGTTGATAGTACTTTTATTGTTATTTATCTTATTTTTTCTTTTTCAATAAACTATCTAATTTCACTAAAAGAATCTATAGTTTTAACTTTTTTACATGATTTCTTTTCATTTATTTGGAGTGCATTTTATATATTAGGTGTTAGAAAACAATACAAGGAACTATTAATAAGTTTTAAAAATAAATATATTTTTGTTCTTATTATTTCAAGTATCATAGGCGCTCCTCTAGGCACTACAATGTATTATCTATCAATACAGCGCATTGGATTAGGTAAGGCTAATGTTATATCGTCACTATATCCTTTATTAAGCGTCATGTTAGGATATTTTTTCTTAAAACAAAAAAATTCATGAAATGTTTATACTGGTTTTTCTATTGCTATTTTATCTGGAGCCTCACTTGGAATATCTACTTGATTTAATAATCCGGGTGATATTTTGGGATATATTTTTGCTGTTATTTGTTTCATCTCTTGAGGTCTTGAAGCATTTTTATCAACAATATCATTAAAAAAAGGCATGCAAGAGGTTCCGTCTATTATGATAAGAAATATGGTTTCGTCACTAACATTTTTAATATTTATAATCCCTTCTATAAAAGCATTTAATTTAACTGGAAAAATGTTACAAAATATTAATGTTTTATGAATTATTGGCGCTTCGTTTTTTGGCACTATTAGTTTAACTTTGTACTATCGTGCTTTACATAAACTCTCAATTTCAGTTGCAACAGCTATGGATACGGCTTATGCTGCATGAGCAATATTAATAGAATTGATTATATTAATCCCTTGCTTTAGAGAATATGAAATAAGACCTTGATACGAATATTTAATTTCTTTTATTCTAATAATAGGAGTTATACTAACAATTATTAATTTTGATAAAAAATCAAAATTCAAAAACAAAAAAACCTAG
- the rplS gene encoding 50S ribosomal protein L19, giving the protein MRNKLLEAVESNQLRKDHPNFKIGDNVKVYVRIREGEKERIQIFEGLVISKRESGTRETFTVRKTSFGVGVNRTFPLHSPLIAQIQVVRSNKVRRAKLYYMEQRSGKSARLKEIKPNSSKKETNK; this is encoded by the coding sequence ATGAGAAATAAATTATTAGAGGCTGTTGAATCAAATCAGTTACGTAAGGATCACCCAAATTTTAAAATTGGTGATAATGTTAAAGTATATGTTCGTATTCGTGAAGGAGAAAAAGAACGTATCCAAATTTTTGAAGGTTTAGTTATTAGTAAAAGAGAATCAGGAACACGCGAAACATTTACAGTTAGAAAAACTTCATTCGGTGTTGGTGTAAATAGAACTTTCCCATTACACTCACCTCTAATAGCTCAAATTCAAGTTGTTAGATCAAATAAAGTTCGTCGTGCAAAACTTTACTACATGGAACAAAGAAGTGGTAAATCAGCAAGACTTAAGGAAATCAAACCAAACTCAAGCAAAAAAGAAACTAATAAATAA
- the trmD gene encoding tRNA (guanosine(37)-N1)-methyltransferase TrmD, with translation MKINFLTLFPNYFKPLIEESIIAKAIEKNIIDINVVDFRKFSRDKHHKVDDEIFGGGVGMLLQVEPIDLALNSLKNRGGYKVLVSPQGKVFSQAIAHELATKEQLTFISGRYEGFDERVVELVDEEISIGDYVLTGGELPSMVMADSIIRLIPGVIKEESYKNDSFQGDGLLDYPQYTRPREYKGMKVPEVLLNGNHAEIEKWKKESKYKKTMKNRPDIIERIENEK, from the coding sequence ATGAAAATTAATTTTCTAACTCTTTTTCCAAACTACTTTAAACCTTTAATCGAAGAATCAATTATTGCTAAAGCAATAGAAAAAAATATTATTGATATTAATGTTGTTGACTTTAGAAAATTTAGCAGAGACAAACACCACAAAGTAGATGATGAAATATTTGGTGGAGGTGTAGGAATGCTTTTACAGGTAGAACCTATAGACCTTGCATTAAACTCATTAAAAAATCGTGGTGGTTATAAAGTATTGGTTTCACCTCAAGGAAAAGTGTTCTCACAAGCAATAGCTCATGAATTGGCAACAAAAGAGCAACTAACATTTATATCAGGTCGATATGAAGGATTTGATGAACGTGTTGTCGAATTAGTTGATGAAGAAATATCCATCGGCGATTATGTCTTAACTGGTGGTGAATTACCTTCTATGGTTATGGCGGATTCAATCATTAGATTGATACCTGGAGTCATTAAAGAAGAAAGCTATAAAAATGACAGTTTTCAGGGTGATGGACTATTAGATTATCCACAATACACAAGACCAAGAGAATATAAAGGTATGAAGGTTCCGGAAGTACTACTAAATGGTAATCATGCGGAAATAGAAAAATGAAAAAAAGAGTCAAAATATAAAAAAACAATGAAAAATAGACCCGATATTATTGAAAGGATAGAAAATGAGAAATAA
- the rpsP gene encoding 30S ribosomal protein S16: MVKIRFKRAGSKFNAFYQIVATDSHSPRDGKFIESLGHYNPHTKEFVLNEEATQKWINQGAQVSQTVKNLFKTKKLNEKFQKGTLASKKEAKEKPTKKATTSVKKTAAAKKPASAKKATTAKKTTK, encoded by the coding sequence ATGGTAAAAATTAGATTCAAGAGAGCTGGAAGTAAATTCAATGCTTTCTACCAAATAGTAGCCACTGATTCACATTCACCAAGAGATGGTAAATTCATAGAATCACTAGGTCACTACAACCCACATACAAAAGAATTTGTTTTAAATGAAGAAGCTACACAAAAATGAATTAATCAAGGTGCACAAGTTTCACAAACAGTTAAAAACTTATTCAAAACTAAAAAACTAAATGAAAAATTTCAAAAAGGAACATTAGCTTCTAAAAAAGAAGCAAAAGAAAAACCTACTAAAAAAGCTACAACATCAGTTAAGAAAACCGCAGCTGCTAAAAAACCTGCCTCAGCTAAAAAAGCTACAACAGCTAAAAAAACAACTAAATAA
- a CDS encoding ATP-binding protein: protein MKYNKLKNSIISAWIMTEYLSEANLEKNKSRQLKNIVNDNYNDNFYNYFKNEIKDHPNEKLILYFGIIKLNEIISILKLKQDDKDNIKYEDIDYTDKKFCISLEFDKDLILQKNNIFVSATFYILKKMDIPRNINTFKKFREDFIEYILPSDEKTNIEKNFNVSISNVLNLIDNLQSSIKRNLENQSSIEYSENDSFIIDNKFFFSDKTLNFNSFYIDDLETILSTKLNNKNIKNYLFGKQKGVKTINLDIEDHKNFKHFAKILNPEKFPIARFPNFPLSLMQQVAVNIAVDENNVPIKSVNGPPGTGKTTLLKDIFADLVTKQAKIIVDKYMHTNCNGILPREISNLNILVASSNNIAVKNIVKEIPLSKNIKKEYIEDSLEIDYFKELTSTIYEENDNEEKWGIFSLEGGKKSNRENINNAISQILDSEPKWKDKNISEQFNKKYNEIEKLKKKAKKYFKKSKTLNKHETKINDANWITKKCLGKRIKRIEKKRFCNLLLRFNNNYNKFHESKPFFDDVFRKKQSSLFALSLAIRRQFIEKNKKYIKKALNIWQNQNKYQDNKGEIENAWRWINFVIPVISTTFASAHSFFKNLGENSMGYLFIDEAGQALPYAGAGLIYRNKKIMALGDPFQIPPVMTLSESLISMIRNKFKINEKYLSHDSSVQTLMDATGKYGFFIDDENWIGIPLWVHRRCKRPMFDISNAISYHNKMVLPADKKDDYGFIKWIDVPSSIDQDKFVKAQSDKLISILKSPQFKDELNNIFVITPFKNVERKLKLSLKNILENKKIGTVHTFQGKEAKIVFLVLGASWESRGAANWAVNSGKPNLFNVAVTRAKEQFYIIGDQKLYKSLKSRVVDITIKKITDFEKKNVI, encoded by the coding sequence ATGAAATACAACAAATTGAAAAATTCAATTATAAGCGCTTGAATAATGACCGAATATCTTTCTGAAGCTAATCTAGAAAAAAACAAATCACGCCAATTAAAAAATATTGTAAATGATAACTATAATGATAATTTTTATAATTATTTTAAGAACGAGATAAAAGACCACCCAAATGAAAAATTAATACTTTATTTTGGCATAATAAAATTAAATGAAATTATTAGTATTTTAAAACTAAAACAAGATGATAAAGACAACATAAAATACGAGGATATAGATTATACAGACAAAAAATTTTGTATTTCCTTAGAATTTGACAAAGATCTTATTTTACAAAAAAACAATATTTTTGTTTCAGCAACATTTTATATTCTAAAAAAAATGGATATTCCTAGAAACATAAATACATTTAAAAAATTTAGAGAGGATTTTATAGAATATATATTACCTAGTGATGAAAAAACAAATATAGAGAAAAACTTTAATGTAAGTATATCTAATGTACTAAATTTAATTGACAATCTTCAATCATCTATTAAAAGAAATTTGGAAAACCAATCATCTATAGAATATTCAGAAAATGATTCATTTATTATTGACAATAAATTCTTTTTTTCGGATAAAACACTAAACTTTAATTCCTTTTACATTGATGATTTAGAAACTATCTTATCTACCAAATTAAATAATAAAAATATTAAAAACTACTTATTTGGAAAACAAAAAGGCGTTAAAACAATAAATTTAGACATCGAGGATCACAAAAATTTCAAGCACTTTGCAAAAATATTAAATCCAGAAAAATTTCCAATAGCTAGGTTTCCAAACTTCCCTTTATCATTAATGCAACAAGTTGCAGTAAATATAGCTGTCGATGAGAATAATGTTCCAATTAAAAGTGTAAATGGACCCCCAGGAACAGGAAAAACAACTTTATTAAAAGATATTTTTGCAGATCTAGTTACAAAACAAGCAAAAATTATTGTGGATAAATATATGCACACAAACTGTAACGGAATCCTACCACGTGAAATATCGAATTTAAATATACTAGTTGCAAGTTCAAATAATATTGCTGTAAAAAATATAGTAAAAGAAATTCCTTTGTCTAAAAATATTAAAAAAGAGTATATTGAAGACTCGTTAGAAATTGATTATTTTAAAGAGCTTACTTCAACTATTTATGAAGAAAATGATAATGAAGAGAAATGGGGTATTTTTTCACTTGAAGGTGGCAAAAAATCTAATAGAGAAAATATTAACAACGCTATATCTCAAATATTAGATAGCGAACCAAAGTGAAAGGATAAGAATATATCTGAGCAGTTTAATAAAAAATACAATGAAATAGAAAAACTTAAAAAGAAGGCTAAAAAATATTTTAAAAAATCAAAGACACTAAATAAACATGAAACAAAAATAAATGATGCGAACTGAATAACTAAAAAATGTTTAGGCAAAAGGATAAAACGTATTGAGAAGAAGCGGTTTTGTAACCTTTTATTACGATTTAATAACAACTATAACAAGTTTCATGAATCTAAACCTTTTTTTGACGATGTTTTTAGGAAAAAGCAGAGCTCTCTTTTTGCATTATCTCTAGCAATAAGAAGACAATTTATTGAAAAAAATAAAAAATACATAAAAAAAGCTTTAAATATATGACAAAATCAAAATAAGTATCAAGATAACAAAGGTGAAATTGAAAATGCTTGAAGATGAATTAATTTTGTTATTCCAGTTATTAGTACCACGTTTGCTAGCGCACATTCATTTTTTAAAAATTTAGGCGAAAATTCAATGGGTTATCTTTTTATTGATGAAGCGGGTCAAGCTTTACCATATGCAGGCGCAGGTTTAATTTATAGAAATAAAAAGATAATGGCTCTTGGTGATCCTTTCCAAATCCCACCCGTTATGACCTTGAGTGAAAGTCTTATCTCGATGATTAGAAATAAATTCAAAATAAATGAAAAGTATTTATCACATGATTCTTCAGTGCAAACCCTTATGGATGCAACAGGAAAGTATGGATTTTTTATCGACGATGAAAATTGAATTGGAATACCTTTATGAGTACATAGAAGATGTAAAAGACCTATGTTTGATATTTCAAATGCAATTTCATACCACAACAAAATGGTTCTACCTGCAGATAAAAAAGATGATTATGGATTTATAAAATGAATAGATGTGCCTTCTAGCATCGATCAAGACAAATTTGTAAAAGCACAATCCGATAAACTAATATCAATCTTAAAAAGTCCACAATTTAAAGATGAATTAAATAATATTTTTGTCATCACACCTTTCAAAAACGTGGAGAGAAAATTAAAATTATCACTTAAAAATATTTTAGAAAATAAAAAAATAGGAACGGTACACACTTTTCAGGGTAAAGAAGCAAAAATTGTATTTTTAGTTTTAGGGGCAAGTTGAGAGTCTAGGGGCGCAGCAAATTGAGCCGTTAATTCTGGAAAACCAAATTTGTTTAACGTTGCAGTTACTCGTGCAAAGGAACAATTTTACATAATAGGTGATCAAAAATTATATAAAAGTTTGAAAAGTAGAGTTGTAGATATAACAATTAAAAAAATAACAGATTTTGAAAAAAAGAATGTTATTTAA
- the rplA gene encoding 50S ribosomal protein L1 — protein sequence MATHVGKKIKAAREAFDKSLAYDLKEALEIVKRTSYSKFDGSVELVFKLNLDVRKADQQLRGSVLLPHGTGKSIKVLVVTNNPEKQKLAQKAGADQVVDGQELERKIKEDEFDFDVMVADPAMMPILGKHGKKLGPKGLMPNPKTGTVTPTPEKAVEELKKGKANYRTDKAGIVHTLIGKVSMDVNNLVENAQTIISLIKKLKPTAVKGAYIQNIVVSATMGPGVKVKLDK from the coding sequence ATGGCTACTCATGTTGGTAAAAAAATAAAAGCTGCTCGTGAAGCATTTGATAAATCATTAGCGTATGATTTAAAAGAAGCTTTAGAAATCGTTAAAAGAACTTCATATTCAAAATTTGACGGTTCTGTTGAATTGGTATTCAAATTAAACCTAGATGTTCGTAAAGCTGATCAACAATTGCGTGGTTCAGTATTACTACCTCATGGAACAGGTAAATCAATTAAAGTATTAGTAGTTACAAATAATCCAGAAAAACAAAAATTAGCTCAAAAAGCTGGCGCAGATCAAGTCGTTGATGGACAAGAACTAGAAAGAAAAATTAAAGAAGACGAATTTGACTTTGATGTTATGGTTGCTGATCCAGCAATGATGCCTATTTTAGGAAAACACGGTAAAAAACTTGGACCTAAAGGTTTAATGCCTAATCCTAAAACAGGTACAGTTACTCCAACTCCAGAAAAAGCAGTTGAAGAACTTAAAAAAGGTAAGGCTAACTACCGTACAGATAAAGCCGGTATCGTTCATACATTAATTGGTAAAGTATCAATGGATGTTAATAATTTAGTTGAAAACGCACAAACAATAATTTCATTAATTAAGAAATTAAAACCAACCGCAGTTAAAGGCGCTTATATTCAAAACATTGTTGTTTCTGCAACAATGGGACCTGGCGTTAAGGTTAAGTTAGACAAATAA
- a CDS encoding alpha/beta fold hydrolase: protein MEYIKNINGLNINIYENFIDAKLPTILFIHGFNDSINMVRYLENLPHNFNIVSLDLPGCGKSNWDPKIKIDIDYYSVFMTLFINDYFDKDKQIYVVAHSLGCMIALKMLENIPKISKTILIQPIVKNSRIRIENLLPNNELEAYDSYLKLMESKDNLAQESANKYAKKLMLNKEMNNKKFKNLAKQILNKSYIESFINKYYIQNERVLVLAGTKDFFIPLNNLLKTTKKFSLNTKIINNMTHHSFKSSPREIIKIIEEFIDN, encoded by the coding sequence ATGGAATATATAAAAAATATAAATGGTTTAAATATAAATATTTATGAAAATTTTATTGATGCAAAATTACCAACAATTCTATTTATACATGGTTTTAATGATTCAATAAATATGGTTCGTTATCTTGAAAATTTACCTCACAATTTCAATATTGTTTCACTAGATTTGCCGGGTTGTGGCAAAAGTAATTGAGATCCAAAAATAAAAATAGATATTGATTATTATTCTGTTTTTATGACCTTATTCATCAACGATTATTTTGATAAGGATAAGCAAATATATGTTGTAGCACACTCATTAGGTTGCATGATAGCACTAAAAATGTTAGAAAATATTCCAAAAATTAGTAAAACCATTCTAATTCAACCTATTGTAAAAAATTCAAGAATAAGAATTGAAAATTTACTTCCTAATAATGAACTAGAAGCATATGATTCTTATCTAAAACTTATGGAATCGAAAGATAATTTAGCACAAGAATCAGCTAATAAATATGCTAAAAAATTAATGCTAAACAAAGAAATGAATAACAAAAAATTTAAAAACTTAGCTAAGCAAATTTTAAATAAATCATATATAGAATCCTTTATAAACAAATATTACATTCAAAATGAGAGGGTTTTAGTTTTGGCTGGAACAAAAGATTTTTTTATACCTTTAAATAACTTACTAAAGACAACTAAAAAATTTTCACTAAATACTAAAATTATTAATAACATGACACACCATTCATTCAAAAGTTCTCCAAGAGAAATAATTAAAATAATCGAAGAATTTATAGATAATTAA
- a CDS encoding LemA family protein yields MANLIDERDGQTLDQGNDINVINKRIPAKTGGGSIFFEIILWFPLIIPGLIFLFKKINAKKYFQKLEQKIQHNASQIDNYLEQRVMIMQNVVGLVEKSIDLDKDVMKTVAAYRGGVNPNEENRAQVSTAVDNIMRGLAIQIEAYPELKAHKTIADAMQQNSYLQKEITAAREVYNDTVLQWNREIFDWPTKMIVANKQQYTTRIPFATSKTIKEEARQKFF; encoded by the coding sequence ATGGCAAACCTAATTGATGAAAGAGATGGTCAAACCTTAGATCAAGGTAACGACATAAATGTTATAAATAAAAGAATTCCAGCTAAAACTGGTGGAGGTTCAATATTCTTTGAAATCATTTTATGATTTCCATTAATAATTCCAGGATTAATTTTTCTATTTAAAAAGATTAATGCTAAAAAATATTTTCAAAAGCTTGAACAAAAAATACAACATAACGCTTCACAAATTGATAACTACCTAGAACAAAGAGTCATGATAATGCAAAACGTTGTTGGGTTAGTTGAAAAATCAATTGATTTGGATAAAGATGTTATGAAAACGGTTGCAGCATACAGAGGAGGAGTTAATCCTAATGAAGAAAACAGAGCCCAAGTTTCTACTGCTGTTGATAATATAATGAGAGGTCTTGCAATTCAAATTGAAGCATATCCAGAACTAAAAGCACACAAAACAATAGCTGATGCTATGCAACAAAATTCATACTTGCAAAAAGAAATTACTGCTGCTCGTGAAGTTTATAATGACACTGTGTTGCAATGAAATAGAGAAATTTTTGATTGACCAACTAAAATGATTGTTGCTAACAAACAACAATACACAACGAGAATTCCCTTTGCAACATCAAAAACAATTAAGGAAGAAGCAAGACAAAAATTCTTCTAA